AGACACACCGAGAGGCGGCGTCTTCGGCATCATCCCTCACACGAGAGATCACGTGCTGCTGCCTTTTGATAAGGTGCGTTACATGGGCGAGGAAGTCGCAGCCGTTGCAGCCATCGACGAAGATATTGCCGAGGAGGCGATTGAAGCAATAAGGGTTGAGTATGAGCCTCTCCCTTTTGTGCTCACGTGGCAGGATGCGATGAAGGAAGGCGCTCCGCTCGTCCACGATAACCGCGCTAAGAACGTGGCAGCTCACTACCTCGTAAACGAGGGGGATATAGAAACAGCGCTCAAAAAAAGCGACCTCGTATGGGAGAAGACCTTTACGTGCGAAGTGGCGAGCCATGCTTTGCCGGAGCCTTTCACGGCACTCTGCAGTTACGAGCCGTCCGGAAAGTACAACTTCTGGATGCAGACGCAGTGTCCGTTCCAGGTACGCCAGGGACTTCGCAACACGCTGAAGGTTGAGCTCTCCGACATCAGGCTCCATTCAGTTGAAATGGGTGGCGCTCACGGCGGCAGGTCTGACACGCCTCCGGGCGCTTTTGTTGCAGGACTGCTCTCCAGGAAAGCAGGCAAACCGGTCCAGATAAAGATGTCCCGTGAGGAAGTGGAAGATTGCATGCGAGATAAGGCGGCAAAGGAATGGACTATGCGGATCGGCCTCAAGAAGGACGGCACGATCCTGGGCAGGGACATCAAGATGATGCTCGAGTGCGGTGCCTACGCGTCGAGTGCCATCGTTGAGCTCTGGGTGCCGCTTCTGATCGACGAGGTGCTCTGGCGCGCTCCGAGCTACCGGTATGATGCGCGCCTGGTATACACAAATAAGACAATCAGCTCCATGATGCGTACGCGCGCCCACGTGGGGCCTATGTCGATGGATGTGGCGTTTGACGAGGTGGCTGAGAAGCTTGGTATCGATCCCATTCAGATCCGCCTCAAGAACGCTGTTCTCCCGAACGAGGTGGTACCCTCCAAGGCAACGGTCACGAGTACGGGCCTCTCCGAGAGCATCGTGATGGCGGCGGACAAATCGGGTTACAAAAAGAAGCGGGGCAAGATGCGTTACGCGCGGGGCATCGGCATCGGTTCAGGAAATATGCAGTCCATGTTCTATATGGGCTTCAGAAGCGGCTCCACAGCCTTCATCAAGTTCAACGACGACGGGAGTTGCACCCTCTTCACGGGCAACTGCGATCTGGGTCAGGGCAACCGGACCATGCACACGCAGATTGTGTCGGAAGTGACGGGCATCCCCGCATCGATGATCAAGGTCTGTTACGGCGACACCGAGCTCTGCTACCAGGATCCCGGAGACTATTCCATGTCGGCAACGGTTGTGTCGGCGAACGCGGTCAAGCGTGCTGCAGAGGATGCCAATAGGCGTATTCTCGAGATTGCCGGTGACTTGCTTGATGTGGCATGGGATGAAGTGGAGCTGCGAGACGACGGCAAGTACTGGGTCAAACTGAGGCTGGGCAAAGGCCACGGCGTTTCGTTGGGTGAGGTCTGCAGGACAGCCTTCAAGAGAGGTAAACCGATCCACGGGTTCGGCGACTACAGGGCCAGGATAGATTACTCGGATTTCAGCGTCGATGTGAAAGAGCCGTATAACGAGAAAACGTACGGCATGAAGGTGACGGCCTACTCATTCG
This genomic stretch from Syntrophorhabdaceae bacterium harbors:
- a CDS encoding xanthine dehydrogenase family protein molybdopterin-binding subunit → MSRETLIGKSAPRIGSEEKALGLAKYTTDIVLPGMLYGKVLRSPHAHAKIVNIDTSKAEHIRGVKAVVTGIKDTPRGGVFGIIPHTRDHVLLPFDKVRYMGEEVAAVAAIDEDIAEEAIEAIRVEYEPLPFVLTWQDAMKEGAPLVHDNRAKNVAAHYLVNEGDIETALKKSDLVWEKTFTCEVASHALPEPFTALCSYEPSGKYNFWMQTQCPFQVRQGLRNTLKVELSDIRLHSVEMGGAHGGRSDTPPGAFVAGLLSRKAGKPVQIKMSREEVEDCMRDKAAKEWTMRIGLKKDGTILGRDIKMMLECGAYASSAIVELWVPLLIDEVLWRAPSYRYDARLVYTNKTISSMMRTRAHVGPMSMDVAFDEVAEKLGIDPIQIRLKNAVLPNEVVPSKATVTSTGLSESIVMAADKSGYKKKRGKMRYARGIGIGSGNMQSMFYMGFRSGSTAFIKFNDDGSCTLFTGNCDLGQGNRTMHTQIVSEVTGIPASMIKVCYGDTELCYQDPGDYSMSATVVSANAVKRAAEDANRRILEIAGDLLDVAWDEVELRDDGKYWVKLRLGKGHGVSLGEVCRTAFKRGKPIHGFGDYRARIDYSDFSVDVKEPYNEKTYGMKVTAYSFGTTAVEVEVDTDTGGVKVTDIWAVNDCGTVLNPMLVIGNMHGQLNFMLGQGLYETNVWDAKTGRKLTSDFRAYKVPTANETPHIETYFLGIPDPAGPYGAKEGSLGFGCGLH